The following coding sequences are from one Streptomyces sp. NBC_01232 window:
- a CDS encoding ATP-binding protein, whose amino-acid sequence MPYRHVLDVPAMGSAVRIARETTELVLVECGVGLRHPSVGPALLIVAELVTNAVRHAAVSSPMITVTYAHGPGAFAFAVHDRHPYQPALFGALGTAPGSGLAMVVEMTMELGGTAVVRADADGRGKAIWITLPL is encoded by the coding sequence ATGCCCTACCGGCACGTGCTGGACGTGCCCGCCATGGGCTCGGCCGTCCGCATCGCCCGCGAGACCACCGAACTGGTCCTCGTGGAATGCGGGGTGGGCCTTCGCCATCCGAGCGTCGGGCCGGCGCTGCTGATCGTGGCCGAGCTGGTCACCAACGCGGTCCGCCACGCCGCCGTGTCCTCCCCGATGATCACCGTGACCTACGCGCACGGGCCGGGGGCGTTCGCGTTCGCCGTCCACGACCGCCACCCCTACCAGCCCGCCCTGTTCGGGGCGCTCGGCACCGCCCCGGGCAGCGGCCTGGCCATGGTGGTCGAGATGACCATGGAGCTCGGCGGCACCGCTGTCGTACGGGCGGATGCGGACGGTCGCGGCAAGGCCATCTGGATCACCCTTCCCCTGTGA
- a CDS encoding STAS domain-containing protein yields the protein MTIEWRYTTSQDLGVLSLAGYLGADATDRFTGAIGWALARGTGPVILDLTGLLGWSAGGQIAVAQAARRLGESGRRLELAAIPADGSLVPDATCPPVTVHCDLAAALSAHGAHGTVKQWTTDDWPTSPEEPALT from the coding sequence ATGACGATCGAATGGCGCTACACGACCAGTCAGGACCTGGGGGTCCTGTCCCTGGCCGGGTATCTCGGCGCGGACGCCACCGACCGGTTCACCGGCGCCATCGGCTGGGCGCTCGCCCGGGGTACCGGCCCGGTCATCCTCGACCTGACCGGTCTGCTGGGCTGGTCGGCCGGCGGGCAGATCGCGGTCGCGCAGGCCGCCCGCCGCCTCGGCGAGAGCGGGCGCCGACTCGAGCTCGCCGCGATACCCGCGGACGGATCTCTCGTCCCGGACGCCACCTGCCCGCCCGTCACCGTCCACTGCGACCTCGCCGCCGCCCTGTCCGCCCACGGCGCCCACGGCACGGTCAAGCAGTGGACCACCGATGACTGGCCCACCTCCCCCGAGGAACCCGCCCTCACCTGA
- a CDS encoding alkylphosphonate utilization protein has translation MSDIIFKDSNGTVLEDGDSVTLTKDLKVKGTSETLKRGTLVKNIRLTSRPGEVECNTKKVKGLVLKTEFLKKA, from the coding sequence ATGAGCGACATCATCTTCAAGGACTCCAACGGCACCGTCCTGGAGGACGGGGACTCGGTCACCCTGACCAAGGACCTGAAGGTCAAGGGCACCTCCGAGACCCTCAAGCGCGGCACCCTGGTCAAGAACATCCGCCTCACCTCCCGCCCCGGCGAGGTCGAGTGCAACACCAAGAAGGTCAAGGGCCTGGTCTTGAAGACCGAGTTCCTCAAGAAGGCCTGA